In Natronogracilivirga saccharolytica, the following are encoded in one genomic region:
- the guaB gene encoding IMP dehydrogenase, producing MIPDKPADRITRQGLTYDDVLLVPALSQVLPRDVDTAVELAPGLTLNIPVMAAAMDTVSEYQLAIALAREGGIAMLHKNMEIDAQAEQVRLVKRSESGMIVDPVTLQKNATVADARSIMARLKIGGIPIVSQNKKLQGIVTNRDLRFESDPSKKLGDIMTSSKLVTAKEGTTLEEAEKLLQQYKIEKLPIVDKSGVLVGLITFKDIEKKKNFPNACKDAMGRLRVGAAVGISPETAERAAALVDAGVDIITVDTAHGHSAAVIDTVRQLRKSYPDLNLIAGNIATADAARALHQAGADVVKVGVGPGSICTTRIVTGVGVPQLSAVMEIAEYASKSGVGLIADGGIKQTGDIPKAISGGADAVMIGSLFAGVEESPGETIIYESRKFKSYRGMGSLSAMHQGSKDRYFQDVEDDLKKLVPEGIEGRVPYKGHLSEVIYQMTGGLRSAMGYCGAATIKELKKAEFVHVSAASVYESHPHSVHITQEAPNYSGR from the coding sequence ATGATGACGTTTTACTGGTACCGGCATTGTCACAGGTGCTTCCCCGTGATGTCGACACCGCCGTCGAACTGGCTCCGGGGCTGACACTGAATATTCCGGTGATGGCCGCCGCCATGGATACCGTATCTGAATACCAGCTTGCAATTGCTCTGGCCAGGGAAGGCGGTATTGCCATGCTTCACAAGAATATGGAGATTGATGCGCAGGCAGAGCAGGTCCGGCTTGTGAAGCGAAGTGAAAGCGGAATGATCGTTGATCCGGTTACTTTGCAGAAAAATGCAACGGTTGCCGACGCCCGCAGTATAATGGCCAGGCTCAAAATCGGAGGCATCCCGATTGTTTCACAAAACAAAAAGCTTCAGGGCATCGTCACAAACCGGGACTTGCGGTTTGAATCCGATCCCTCAAAAAAACTCGGCGACATCATGACCAGCAGCAAACTGGTCACTGCCAAAGAGGGTACAACACTTGAGGAAGCGGAAAAGCTGCTGCAGCAGTATAAAATCGAAAAGCTGCCTATTGTCGATAAGTCGGGTGTGCTGGTCGGACTTATTACATTCAAGGATATTGAAAAGAAAAAGAACTTTCCCAACGCGTGCAAGGATGCCATGGGAAGGCTCAGAGTCGGTGCCGCCGTCGGCATATCCCCGGAAACTGCTGAAAGAGCTGCGGCGCTGGTGGATGCCGGTGTCGATATCATCACGGTAGATACCGCACACGGACATTCGGCAGCCGTTATCGATACTGTCCGGCAACTGAGAAAGTCTTACCCGGACCTGAACCTTATTGCCGGAAATATTGCAACTGCCGATGCCGCACGCGCCCTGCACCAGGCAGGAGCGGATGTGGTCAAGGTCGGCGTGGGTCCCGGATCAATCTGCACAACCCGGATTGTAACCGGCGTGGGCGTGCCCCAGCTCAGTGCCGTTATGGAAATAGCGGAATATGCTTCCAAATCAGGCGTGGGACTTATAGCCGATGGCGGGATCAAACAGACCGGTGATATCCCCAAAGCCATATCCGGCGGTGCGGATGCCGTAATGATAGGCTCGCTTTTCGCCGGTGTGGAGGAGAGCCCCGGTGAAACCATCATTTATGAATCCCGGAAGTTCAAATCCTATCGCGGAATGGGGAGTCTCAGTGCCATGCACCAGGGCAGCAAAGACCGCTACTTCCAGGATGTTGAAGATGATTTAAAAAAACTGGTACCGGAAGGTATAGAAGGCAGGGTTCCCTACAAGGGGCATTTGTCCGAGGTTATCTATCAGATGACTGGCGGACTTCGCTCGGCAATGGGGTATTGCGGAGCGGCGACAATAAAAGAACTGAAAAAAGCCGAATTCGTGCATGTATCTGCGGCAAGTGTCTACGAAAGCCATCCGCACTCCGTGCATATCACCCAGGAAGCACCGAATTATTCCGGCAGATGA
- a CDS encoding M23 family metallopeptidase has translation MISLLKKLMERRREELTLLLFDDDNPHQQDSYRIHPGKMFLGLVVVNLLIVFIVMIILYATPIGTYLFNKENRAIRSSVLEVRERISALQDSLEVRDEQLSEIQRVIRDQADTSFVISSTDEWNEMYGEQEQPSGVMTYQVSETGGSSSLSSDQIINSDIFKSGTMFPSEPPVRGTVSNSYQPDKGHFGIDIAARTGTDVRSVADGVVINSEWTLNNGYVLQILHGDGFVTVYKHFSEVNYTAGNVVRKGDVIGKVGETGLLASGPHIHFEIWKNGASLDPEQYLNLN, from the coding sequence GTGATATCATTACTTAAAAAACTTATGGAGCGAAGGAGGGAAGAACTGACCCTTCTTCTGTTCGATGATGATAACCCGCATCAGCAGGACAGTTACCGGATTCATCCCGGAAAAATGTTCCTCGGACTGGTCGTAGTCAATCTTCTGATTGTATTTATTGTTATGATCATCCTTTATGCTACACCCATCGGAACTTATCTGTTCAACAAAGAAAACCGGGCCATCCGGTCATCTGTGCTTGAAGTAAGAGAACGTATCTCTGCACTTCAGGACTCCCTTGAAGTGCGCGATGAACAACTCTCGGAAATCCAGAGGGTGATCAGGGATCAGGCAGATACCTCGTTTGTTATTTCCTCAACTGACGAATGGAATGAAATGTATGGTGAACAGGAACAGCCTTCCGGGGTCATGACCTATCAGGTGAGTGAAACCGGGGGTTCATCATCCCTTAGCAGTGATCAGATTATCAATTCCGATATTTTCAAATCCGGAACAATGTTTCCGTCCGAACCTCCTGTGAGAGGCACCGTCAGCAACTCCTATCAGCCTGATAAAGGTCATTTTGGCATAGATATTGCTGCCAGAACCGGAACGGATGTACGGTCGGTGGCAGACGGAGTGGTCATCAACAGCGAATGGACGCTGAATAACGGATATGTACTTCAGATTCTGCACGGCGACGGATTCGTAACCGTTTACAAACACTTTTCCGAGGTCAACTATACAGCTGGCAATGTTGTCAGAAAAGGTGATGTGATCGGAAAGGTAGGAGAAACCGGTCTGCTTGCTTCAGGCCCCCACATTCATTTTGAAATATGGAAAAACGGAGCTTCCCTTGACCCGGAGCAGTATCTCAATTTAAATTAA
- a CDS encoding bactofilin family protein — protein MKNDTPGQPNINMISSGSTLSGTLHTKSDLRVSGTVDGKVNAEGKCIVSESGLVKGDLQAKEADIAGTVEGEVSVSNKLILRKTAKVAGDIATKTLMVEEGAQIDGSCKMGDPSAQPAKKSASTDNKDFKKTTGSPS, from the coding sequence ATGAAGAACGATACCCCAGGACAGCCAAATATCAACATGATAAGCTCCGGATCCACGCTTTCCGGTACACTGCATACCAAAAGCGATCTGCGTGTTTCAGGAACCGTTGACGGAAAAGTCAATGCGGAAGGAAAATGCATCGTTTCGGAGTCGGGACTTGTAAAAGGGGACCTTCAGGCAAAGGAAGCTGATATTGCCGGGACGGTAGAAGGCGAAGTGTCCGTAAGCAACAAATTGATTCTCCGCAAAACCGCTAAAGTAGCAGGTGACATCGCCACCAAAACATTGATGGTTGAGGAGGGTGCCCAGATCGACGGATCCTGCAAAATGGGTGACCCGTCCGCACAACCAGCGAAAAAATCTGCTTCCACCGATAATAAAGACTTCAAAAAAACAACCGGCAGTCCCTCCTGA
- a CDS encoding AtpZ/AtpI family protein produces MALKELSRYGQYIALGTHIAASMMIPVLAGIYADNRWGSSPWGVIIGALVGFGAMISIVLRLAAQTGRNEYMEKRKKSDHG; encoded by the coding sequence ATGGCTCTGAAAGAACTATCCCGCTACGGTCAGTACATTGCTCTCGGCACCCATATTGCGGCTTCCATGATGATTCCGGTTTTAGCCGGAATTTATGCCGACAACAGATGGGGATCCTCACCCTGGGGAGTGATAATCGGCGCTTTGGTCGGGTTCGGAGCCATGATCTCCATTGTACTCAGGCTGGCGGCACAAACAGGGAGAAATGAGTATATGGAAAAAAGAAAAAAGTCAGATCATGGGTAA
- the atpB gene encoding F0F1 ATP synthase subunit A: MKHQLRLLFLIIVFIAGTAAQSSAESSEENDIDLVEEGAGESAENRIDLIDKVVDHHYLDFKPLVTIELPRFFYDDGSFHFHRSTTALLNSKPDLFTDEDYIDADPVTKNGEIQPASWNIVRTDGTPVDFDFSITSHLVFFWIAALLTFAIFIPLSKKYRQGVGRSSEPKGAFQNIFETLVLFIRDDIALQNIGSKKYQLFTPYLLTVFFFILFMNFFGLMPWGVSSTADITVTAVLAICTFFATQLFASKEHWKHIFWFPGVPVPIKFILLPVELIGLFTKPFALCIRLFANMASGKILIFALLGTIFLFSDLFGPGIAYGTSWVWVFLTLFVYLIKALVSFIQAYVFTILSALFIGLAVDDHSEEHAH, encoded by the coding sequence ATGAAACATCAGCTCCGCCTACTTTTCCTGATCATAGTTTTTATAGCAGGTACCGCTGCTCAATCCAGCGCGGAGTCATCAGAAGAGAATGATATTGACCTCGTCGAAGAAGGTGCCGGGGAATCAGCAGAGAACAGAATCGATCTCATCGACAAAGTCGTGGATCACCATTATCTGGACTTCAAGCCCCTGGTCACTATTGAGCTTCCAAGGTTTTTTTATGATGACGGATCTTTTCACTTTCATCGAAGCACCACGGCATTGCTCAACAGCAAACCGGATCTGTTTACCGACGAGGATTATATCGACGCTGATCCTGTGACAAAAAACGGAGAAATTCAGCCGGCAAGCTGGAATATCGTGCGTACCGACGGCACTCCGGTCGATTTCGATTTTTCCATAACTTCCCATCTCGTATTCTTCTGGATTGCCGCTCTTCTTACATTTGCAATCTTTATTCCGCTTTCAAAGAAATATCGTCAGGGCGTAGGCCGCTCGTCAGAACCCAAAGGAGCGTTTCAAAACATATTTGAGACACTCGTCCTTTTCATTCGTGATGACATAGCGCTGCAAAATATCGGGTCGAAAAAATACCAGTTATTTACTCCATACCTGCTGACCGTCTTCTTTTTTATTCTTTTCATGAATTTTTTCGGGCTGATGCCGTGGGGCGTTTCCTCAACAGCTGATATAACGGTTACAGCGGTACTGGCCATCTGCACCTTTTTTGCAACCCAGCTGTTTGCGTCAAAAGAGCACTGGAAGCACATATTCTGGTTTCCCGGCGTGCCTGTTCCGATCAAGTTCATTCTGCTGCCAGTGGAGCTGATCGGACTCTTTACCAAGCCGTTCGCCCTGTGCATTCGTCTTTTTGCCAACATGGCGTCAGGCAAAATTTTAATTTTTGCCTTGTTGGGAACCATCTTTTTATTTTCTGACCTCTTCGGGCCCGGAATTGCATACGGCACATCCTGGGTCTGGGTATTTCTGACGCTTTTTGTTTACCTGATCAAGGCCCTGGTCAGTTTCATACAGGCTTACGTTTTCACTATATTATCCGCACTCTTCATAGGTCTTGCTGTTGACGACCACAGTGAAGAGCATGCGCACTGA
- the atpE gene encoding ATP synthase F0 subunit C produces MEFAYLAAGFGAGITTIGAAIGIGMIGKGAMEGSARQPEASGDIRTSMLISAAFIEGVALFGQVVCIILALQ; encoded by the coding sequence ATGGAATTTGCATATTTGGCTGCCGGTTTCGGAGCAGGAATCACAACTATTGGTGCCGCTATAGGTATTGGTATGATTGGAAAAGGAGCGATGGAAGGATCTGCACGTCAGCCCGAAGCATCAGGCGATATCAGAACTTCTATGCTTATCTCTGCTGCCTTCATCGAAGGTGTCGCACTCTTTGGTCAGGTTGTCTGTATTATTCTGGCCCTGCAGTAA
- the atpF gene encoding F0F1 ATP synthase subunit B, protein MYPVFAQGLLDVDFGLFFWVLITFLLFLFLLTKFAWKPILNALSERENAIKESLEAAEKAKADAEEISRENEKALKEAEAISQKMRKEALEEAEALRADRVEKAKAEASKLLEQARSTIEQEKKKALLELREEVSRIAIESASRILDEELDEKKNKKIVEKYIRELN, encoded by the coding sequence ATGTATCCTGTTTTTGCTCAAGGTCTGCTTGATGTAGACTTCGGACTGTTTTTCTGGGTCCTGATCACATTTTTGCTGTTTCTGTTCCTGCTTACAAAATTTGCATGGAAACCGATTCTGAATGCACTCTCAGAACGTGAGAATGCCATTAAAGAGTCTCTGGAAGCAGCGGAAAAGGCCAAGGCCGATGCTGAGGAAATATCCAGGGAAAATGAAAAAGCCCTGAAAGAGGCCGAAGCCATCTCGCAGAAAATGAGAAAAGAAGCTCTCGAAGAAGCCGAAGCACTCAGGGCAGACCGTGTGGAAAAGGCAAAGGCCGAAGCATCAAAGCTTCTCGAACAAGCCAGGTCCACCATAGAACAGGAGAAAAAGAAAGCTCTTCTCGAGCTCCGTGAAGAGGTTTCCAGAATTGCCATTGAATCAGCTTCGCGCATTCTGGATGAAGAGCTTGACGAGAAGAAAAACAAAAAGATCGTTGAAAAGTACATAAGGGAACTCAACTAA
- the atpH gene encoding ATP synthase F1 subunit delta, which produces MIISKVAKRYATALFLEAKNRKELENVAADMQRINETILGSRELQIFLKSHIISRQNKKSTLDELFSKDISELSRQFISLILEKRREDQLSGICGYFGVLFNKEQGLLEIEVFVVKKPDAGLEKQLKKALESRTGSKVNLSYIEDHSLKGGMAVRINDTVIDGTIKHKLQQLELTLQQAGM; this is translated from the coding sequence ATGATTATCTCAAAAGTTGCAAAACGCTACGCCACAGCGCTTTTCCTGGAAGCCAAAAACAGGAAAGAGCTGGAAAATGTGGCCGCAGACATGCAGCGGATCAACGAAACCATACTGGGTTCCAGGGAGCTGCAGATCTTCCTGAAAAGCCATATCATTTCACGTCAGAACAAAAAGAGTACACTTGATGAGCTCTTTTCCAAAGATATTTCTGAGCTAAGCCGGCAGTTCATAAGCCTGATTCTCGAGAAAAGAAGAGAGGATCAGCTGTCCGGTATTTGCGGCTATTTCGGAGTTCTGTTCAACAAGGAACAGGGATTGCTTGAAATAGAAGTATTTGTCGTGAAAAAGCCGGATGCCGGCCTGGAAAAACAGCTCAAAAAGGCACTTGAAAGCCGTACCGGAAGCAAAGTAAACCTGTCCTACATCGAGGATCATTCACTCAAGGGCGGAATGGCCGTTCGTATCAATGATACCGTAATTGACGGAACCATTAAACACAAACTTCAACAACTTGAACTTACATTACAGCAGGCCGGAATGTAA
- the atpA gene encoding F0F1 ATP synthase subunit alpha, whose protein sequence is MSHVKPEEVSAILRKQLAGFDTETEVYDVGTVLEVGDGIARVYGLSKVQAGELVELPDSRDEDGKPIRGMVQNLEEDNVGIVLFGGAKFVKEGDKVQRTQEIASLPVGEGVLGRVIDPLGRPVDGKGPLSGETFNLPLERKAPGVIYREPVSEPVQTGLKAIDTLIPIGRGQRELIIGDRQTGKTAIAIDTIINQKRTQETDKPVYCVYVAIGQKGSTVAQVNQALQENGASDYTVIVSAPSSVAAPLQYIAPFAGAAIGEYFRDTGRHVLVIYDDLSKQAVAYRELSLLLRRPPGREAYPGDVFYLHSRLLERAAKINANDEVAKKMNDVPEPLRDKLKGGGSLTALPIIETQAGDVSAYIPTNVISITDGQIFLQTNLFNSGVRPAIDVGISVSRVGGAAQVKSMKKLAGTMKLDLAQYRELEAFAKFGSELDASTQRQLNRGARTVEVLKQDQYKPLSVQNQIALLLANNKGVLDKLPLEAISEFEEQFFEAIELKFAEEMKELGSSGVLQDDFAEKLEKEAFSVQKKVLSERENIEF, encoded by the coding sequence ATGAGTCACGTTAAACCAGAAGAAGTCTCTGCCATACTCAGAAAGCAATTGGCCGGATTTGATACCGAGACAGAGGTCTATGATGTCGGTACCGTACTGGAAGTAGGAGATGGTATTGCAAGGGTATACGGCCTTTCCAAAGTTCAGGCCGGTGAATTGGTTGAATTGCCCGACTCCAGGGATGAAGACGGCAAACCCATCCGGGGGATGGTCCAGAACCTTGAAGAGGACAATGTAGGTATCGTACTTTTTGGCGGCGCCAAGTTTGTCAAGGAAGGAGACAAGGTACAGCGGACCCAGGAAATTGCATCACTTCCGGTTGGCGAGGGTGTTCTTGGCCGCGTCATTGACCCGCTTGGCAGACCCGTTGACGGAAAAGGTCCCTTGAGCGGAGAGACATTTAATCTTCCGCTGGAACGCAAGGCGCCCGGTGTGATTTACAGAGAACCGGTATCTGAACCGGTGCAGACCGGACTCAAGGCAATTGACACCCTTATTCCGATTGGCCGCGGGCAGCGTGAGCTGATCATCGGCGACCGCCAAACCGGGAAAACTGCTATTGCTATCGATACGATAATCAATCAGAAACGTACCCAGGAAACAGATAAGCCGGTCTACTGTGTTTACGTAGCCATCGGTCAGAAAGGATCGACTGTTGCCCAGGTAAATCAGGCACTCCAGGAAAACGGCGCTTCGGATTATACTGTAATTGTTTCAGCACCGTCTTCCGTAGCCGCACCGCTCCAGTACATTGCACCTTTTGCCGGGGCTGCGATAGGAGAATACTTCCGTGATACCGGCCGTCATGTGCTGGTCATCTATGATGACCTTTCCAAACAGGCAGTTGCTTATCGCGAACTCTCGCTTCTGCTGCGGCGTCCGCCGGGCCGTGAGGCGTATCCGGGCGATGTATTTTATCTTCACAGTCGTCTTCTTGAGCGTGCTGCGAAAATCAACGCCAACGATGAAGTGGCAAAAAAAATGAATGACGTTCCCGAGCCGCTTCGCGACAAACTAAAAGGCGGAGGCTCACTTACAGCTCTGCCCATTATCGAAACACAGGCAGGAGACGTATCCGCATATATCCCGACAAACGTCATCTCCATTACTGACGGACAAATTTTCCTTCAGACCAATCTGTTTAATTCCGGTGTGCGGCCGGCCATTGATGTCGGTATATCCGTATCACGTGTCGGTGGGGCAGCTCAGGTCAAGTCCATGAAAAAACTTGCCGGGACAATGAAGCTGGACCTGGCACAGTATCGCGAACTTGAAGCATTTGCCAAGTTCGGATCTGAACTCGATGCTTCCACGCAAAGACAGCTTAATCGCGGAGCCCGTACCGTAGAAGTGCTCAAGCAGGATCAGTATAAGCCTCTTTCAGTACAAAATCAGATTGCACTGCTTTTGGCGAATAATAAAGGTGTTCTGGACAAACTTCCGCTTGAAGCCATCAGCGAATTTGAAGAGCAATTCTTTGAAGCCATTGAACTTAAGTTTGCCGAAGAGATGAAAGAGCTCGGCTCGTCGGGTGTATTGCAGGATGACTTCGCGGAAAAACTGGAAAAAGAGGCCTTTTCAGTCCAGAAAAAAGTGTTGAGCGAACGCGAGAACATCGAATTCTGA
- the atpG gene encoding ATP synthase F1 subunit gamma codes for MANLRDIRDRISSVKSTQQITRAMKMVAAARLRKAQDRMTDARPYTYKIREVVKNLTERSNSDNPLFRTSENPENVLIIVLGSDRGLCGGFNTNLFRIVENKIHDHFSGHMKNGNLSMICFGKKAYDYFRTRKYPVIDHKIGFFDQLKYENVTDVMNGIIAEFKEGTYDEVYLAYNEFKSVIAQNRRFEFILPITYETDKVTVPEFPSIFEKKVKNKEVTDKPESESKKTGLKPDVDYLYEPDPDTILDYILPLYVNVQLWQASLESYAAEQGARMTAMDSATENAGDIISDLQLKYNQARQAAITTEISEIVSGAEALSE; via the coding sequence ATGGCAAATTTACGCGACATACGGGACCGCATATCATCGGTAAAAAGCACTCAGCAGATCACCAGAGCAATGAAAATGGTTGCCGCTGCACGGCTGAGAAAGGCCCAGGACCGTATGACTGATGCCCGCCCATACACCTACAAGATCAGGGAAGTTGTCAAAAATCTCACAGAGCGCAGCAACTCTGACAATCCGCTGTTCCGGACTTCCGAAAATCCCGAGAATGTTCTGATTATCGTACTCGGTTCCGACAGGGGACTCTGCGGGGGATTCAACACCAATTTATTCCGGATTGTTGAGAACAAAATTCATGATCATTTTTCCGGGCACATGAAAAACGGTAATCTTTCAATGATTTGCTTCGGGAAAAAGGCTTATGATTATTTTCGCACCCGCAAGTATCCCGTTATCGATCACAAAATCGGTTTTTTTGATCAACTGAAGTACGAGAATGTCACAGATGTGATGAATGGTATCATCGCGGAGTTCAAAGAAGGAACCTATGATGAAGTTTATCTGGCCTACAATGAATTCAAATCGGTGATTGCCCAGAATCGGCGTTTTGAATTTATTCTGCCGATCACTTATGAAACCGACAAGGTAACCGTTCCGGAGTTTCCCTCGATTTTCGAGAAAAAGGTCAAAAACAAGGAAGTCACTGACAAACCGGAAAGTGAGTCAAAGAAAACTGGTCTGAAGCCGGATGTAGATTATCTTTATGAACCGGATCCCGATACGATTCTGGACTACATTCTTCCGTTGTACGTCAACGTCCAGCTCTGGCAGGCGTCACTGGAGTCTTATGCAGCTGAACAAGGTGCCCGGATGACAGCCATGGACAGTGCAACTGAAAATGCAGGTGATATCATCAGTGATCTGCAGCTCAAATACAACCAGGCACGTCAGGCAGCCATTACCACAGAAATTTCTGAAATAGTTTCGGGGGCGGAAGCGTTATCGGAGTGA
- a CDS encoding TolC family protein, which translates to MRTILILISLSSFFLFCLAPSQLSARDTVRVTFGEFSEIAKNYSSNLEAQQRNVSLAQNRIKQAQNTRFLPNLNLTTAHGLVPGVKSQDPDLSSGQYYLDPDLENDWEDWGIFTQAEISGIQPIYTWGAIGNAINAAQKGADAAQFEYEAEKESFEIQLFELYQSALLVRELGRLVDDAKSQLREAERELERLQEEGDESIEEKDIFEFRIFQAEFQALISEFTQTRDFVQRSWDLVLAAGPNTVFLPAERFFDPVPVQIQEYDFYKNSALQNRAELKGIDAARQAAQYGVDAARAEYYPSLVLGLSAGFGYTPNRPRQTNPFIRNTTNFLSARVGFGFQQNLNFRQVSTNVERSEIRKRQADDFHDAARDGILLEISDRYREAKIKESQKESKSNALRISNEWLRTEQIDFDIGFGDIQNLVDAVKKQMELELEVAELTFDLNIKIARLHRSAGLSLDDLMPDTSGR; encoded by the coding sequence ATGCGTACTATCCTCATTCTGATATCGCTCTCTTCATTTTTCCTTTTCTGTCTGGCGCCCTCTCAACTTTCAGCCCGTGATACCGTGCGCGTCACCTTCGGAGAATTTTCAGAAATAGCGAAAAACTATTCCTCCAATCTTGAAGCCCAGCAACGCAATGTTTCACTGGCTCAAAACAGAATAAAACAGGCGCAAAACACACGCTTCCTGCCCAACTTGAACCTCACAACTGCTCATGGACTTGTTCCGGGCGTGAAATCGCAGGACCCTGATCTGTCATCAGGACAGTATTATCTGGATCCCGATCTTGAAAATGACTGGGAAGACTGGGGGATATTTACTCAGGCTGAAATCAGTGGAATTCAGCCAATATATACCTGGGGAGCGATCGGAAATGCCATTAATGCTGCTCAAAAAGGAGCTGACGCCGCTCAGTTTGAATATGAAGCGGAAAAGGAATCTTTTGAAATACAACTGTTTGAGCTCTATCAGTCAGCACTGCTTGTCAGAGAACTCGGCAGGCTGGTGGATGATGCAAAATCGCAGCTCCGCGAGGCTGAACGCGAACTGGAGCGGCTTCAGGAAGAGGGTGATGAATCCATTGAAGAAAAAGACATCTTCGAGTTTCGCATTTTCCAGGCAGAATTTCAGGCTCTTATCAGCGAATTTACGCAAACCAGAGACTTCGTACAGCGTTCCTGGGACCTGGTTCTCGCAGCCGGACCAAATACTGTTTTTTTACCGGCAGAACGCTTTTTTGATCCGGTGCCTGTCCAGATCCAGGAGTATGATTTCTACAAGAACAGCGCTCTTCAAAACCGGGCGGAACTGAAAGGCATAGACGCAGCACGTCAGGCGGCTCAATACGGTGTTGATGCCGCACGGGCGGAATATTATCCAAGTCTAGTACTGGGTCTGAGCGCTGGATTCGGTTACACCCCGAACCGGCCGCGTCAGACAAATCCCTTCATCAGAAACACCACGAACTTCCTTTCTGCCAGGGTTGGTTTCGGCTTTCAGCAAAACCTCAATTTCCGGCAAGTCAGCACAAACGTTGAACGATCCGAAATTCGTAAACGCCAGGCGGACGATTTCCATGATGCTGCAAGGGACGGCATCCTTCTTGAAATAAGCGACCGCTACAGGGAAGCAAAAATCAAGGAATCTCAGAAGGAAAGCAAAAGCAACGCGCTTCGTATCAGCAACGAATGGCTCAGAACCGAACAAATCGACTTTGATATCGGTTTCGGTGATATTCAGAATCTTGTAGATGCTGTCAAGAAACAAATGGAGCTGGAGCTGGAAGTGGCTGAACTTACCTTCGACCTGAATATAAAAATTGCCCGCCTCCACCGCTCGGCAGGTTTGTCGCTTGATGATTTGATGCCGGATACTTCCGGCAGGTAA